The Amblyomma americanum isolate KBUSLIRL-KWMA chromosome 3, ASM5285725v1, whole genome shotgun sequence genome window below encodes:
- the LOC144125639 gene encoding uncharacterized protein LOC144125639 translates to MEAEADPCEDLFHFVCANFESAYPTSVSYMDAFAKRVKRSFRTMINVIQRNKSSSVEHHPLVAYRSCMAEYKSGEEYLASLLRNDDEMADLWRKVPNKTDAGSRLGFLLTLSLERGSPVFLGTGVARNTFTEQRNTLRLKVDMPKADISRRTVQDIIQYVSRAPSWESALEVSQSIVTTLRGARSALKDVSLSDRLPQLVKAERIGEFLVGMPVELFLAAVSEASIRGFDQDSHVFTTDGLALKYLTTYLRTVRPDTFIYTVRFVVAESVLITSTSAITDIYDISPTAAYRYRMVRCADLSLMLLPTLSEFGFFRSFLIEKRDVIPADLFPSLIEEFPRVHPYSNMERKTQSMLRQALSTTTIIPGRDPGYSDIVYIRSKFLDLRFEASDFTGWVMNAWRVRSLLEAEAIMKQDMLPANSYSLDLNARVYYDASEDVLRVLPGLLLSPFNVSSRPSAFNFGHLGTYVAEALAGAATPEGLSGVASKLSYPRDDLNTYMKALDCLSRERVPADKARSSVKEALDLLTSLIGVRVAYKSWEEWNKGGRSSSATPTVPHVRSDEQAFFVGFCLRQCGVDDGAPSGSTSRRDRCNVPLRHMPEFAAAFGCSAKGSPMVASNQCA, encoded by the exons ATGGAGGCAGAAGCTGATCCTTGCGAAGATCTTTTCCACTTCGTATGCGCTAACTTCGAGTCCGCCTACCCGACTTCCGTGAGTTACATGGATGCCTTCGCGAAGCGAGTCAAGCGCTCGTTTCGCACCATGATCAATGTAATTCAGCGCAACAAGTCGTCCAGCGTCGAGCACCACCCACTCGTGGCGTACCGATCATGCATGGCCGAGTACAAGAGCGGTGAGGAATACCTGGCCTCGCTTCTGAGAAACGACGACGAAATGGCGGACCTGTGGCGGAAAGTGCCCAATAAGACGGACGCGGGCTCTAGGCTCGGCTTCCTGCTGACGCTGTCGCTGGAGCGCGGGTCCCCCGTGTTCCTCGGCACCGGCGTAGCGCGCAACACGTTCACCGAGCAGCGCAACACCCTGCGCCTCAAGGTGGATATGCCCAAGGCGGATATCAGCAGGAGGACAGTGCAGGACATCATCCAGTACGTCTCGCGCGCGCCCTCCTGGGAATCTGCGCTGGAGGTGTCCCAGAGCATCGTGACTACCCTGCGCGGAGCGCGCAGTGCGCTGAAGGACGTCAGCCTGAGCGACAGACTGCCGCAGCTCGTGAAGGCCGAGCGCATCGGCGAATTCCTCGTAGGCATGCCAGTCGAGCTGTTTCTGGCGGCAGTGAGTGAAGCGTCCATACGTGGCTTCGACCAGGACAGCCATGTGTTCACCACCGACGGGCTGGCCCTGAAGTACCTCACGACGTACTTGCGTACGGTGAGACCGGACACATTCATCTACACGGTCCGCTTTGTGGTGGCCGAAAGCGTCCTGATAACGTCCACCAGCGCCATCACCGACATATACGACATATCTCCGACTGCAGCGTATCGGTACCGCATGGTGCGCTGCGCCGACTTGTCCTTGATGCTGCTGCCCACCCTCTCCGAGTTCGGCTTCTTCCGATCGTTTCTGATCGAGAAAAGAGACGTCATCCCAGCAGACTTGTTCCCGTCCCTCATAGAGGAATTTCCCCGAGTGCATCCTTACTCCAACATGGAACGTAAGACCCAAAGTATGCTGCGCCAAGCACTCTCGACAACCACCATCATCCCGGGCCGTGACCCTGGCTACAGCGACATTGTGTACATCCGCTCCAAGTTCCTCGACCTGAGGTTCGAGGCCAGCGACTTCACGGGCTGGGTGATGAACGCCTGGAGGGTGCGCTCGCTGCTCGAGGCAGAAGCGATCATGAAGCAGGACATGCTGCCCGCCAACTCCTACAGCTTGGATCTCAACGCCCGCGTCTACTACGACGCCTCCGAAGACGTCCTGCGCGTGCTTCCCGGCCTCCTCCTCTCGCCTTTCAACGTCAGCTCCAGGCCCTCGGCGTTCAACTTCGGCCACCTAGGCACGTACGTGGCCGAAGCGCTGGCGGGGGCCGCGACGCCAGAGGGCCTGTCCGGCGTCGCATCGAAGCTGTCCTACCCTCGGGATGACCTCAACACTTACATGAAAGCTCTGGACTGCCTGAGCCGAGAGCGCGTGCCAGCGGACAAGGCCCGCTCCAGCGTGAAGGAGGCGCTCGACCTACTCACCAGTCTCATCGGCGTCAGGGTTGCGTACAA GTCCTGGGAGGAATGGAATAAGGGCGGCAGGAGCAGCAGTGCGACGCCCACCGTGCCGCATGTGCGTTCGGACGAGCAGGCGTTTTTCGTCGGCTTCTGCCTCCGCCAATGCGGCGTCGACGACGGCGCTCCCAGCGGGAGCACCTCGCGGCGGGACCGGTGCAACGTGCCGCTGCGGCACATGCCCGAATTCGCCGCGGCGTTCGGCTGCAGCGCTAAGGGCTCCCCAATGGTGGCGTCCAACCAGTGCGCCTGA